In Vulpes lagopus strain Blue_001 chromosome 15, ASM1834538v1, whole genome shotgun sequence, the sequence CCCCCAAATTCTCGCTCCGTGGTGCCGACCCACCTGCCAGCTctcccccgcccggccccgcctcACACGTGCggtagagggaggaggaaggaaccaGCTTAAacgtggggcggggagggggggggggagacgaGGGGAAGCAAGTCAGAGCCTCGGGGAGCCAAACTTCTCGGCAGCCCCGGAGCCGGAGTGGGGGAAGCGCAGCAGCCGAAAGCCCTGATTCCCGGGAgcctcccaccccgcccctcgGCGAGGAGGGCGCGGAGACTCcgttgggggaggaggaggaggaggccgggaGGCTGCGAGGGGGGAGACAAACCCTGCCCACTCGGCTCGGAGCCCGGAGCGGCCGCGGAAGTCGGAGGCCGGCGCGCAGGGCGAGGAGGgcaccgggggcggggggctccgcTCCCCGCCTGACCCCTCTCCCCCCGGCCAGGAAAAGTGACGGCTCCTGGGACTTTAGAGCCAGCGGACGGACCGACCGCGATCGCCAGCCGCGCCGGGCCAAGGACTTgccccggccgccccctccccgccccccgggcgCTCCGAACTCACTGGTGAGCGCGGCGGCCCGGGCGCCGCATGCGGGGGCGGCAGCGATGGCCCCGCGCGCCGGACGGCCGGAGCCAAGGGGGCCGCTCCTGCCGGGGCTGCTGCTGGTGGCGGCGGCGCTGAGCCGGCCCGCCGCGCCCTGCCCCTTCCAGTGCTACTGCTTCGGCGGCCCCAAGCTGCTGTTGCGCTGCGCGTCGGGCGCCGAGCTCCGCCAGCCGCCGCGGGACGTGCCGCCCGACGCGCGCAACCTCACCATCGTGGGCGCCAACCTGACGGTGCTGCGCGCGGCCGCCTTCGCCGGCGGGGACGCCGGCCCCgaggaggcggaggcgggggcggcggcggcggcgggcggcgtgCGCCTGCCGCTGCTGAGCGCGCTGCGCCTCACGCACAACAACATCGAGGTGGTGGAGGACGGCGCCTTCGACGGGCTGCCCAGCCTGACGGCGCTCGACCTGAGCCACAACCCGCTGCGCGCCCTGGGCGGCGGCGCCTTCCGCGGGCTGCCCGCGCTGCGCTCGCTGCAGCTCAACCACGCGCTGGCGCGGGGCGGCCCCACGCTGCTGGCCGCGCTGGACACGGCGCTCGCCCCGCTGGACGAGCTGCGCCTCCTGGGCCTGGCGGGCAACGCGCTGAGCCGCCTGCCGCCCGCCGCGCTGCGCCGGCCGCGCCTGGAGCAGCTGGACGCGCGCCTCAACGCGCTGGCGGGCCTGGGCCCCGACGAGCTGCGCGCGCTCGAGCGCGATGGCGGCCTCCCCGCGCCGCGCCTGCTGCTCGCGGACAACCCCCTGCGCTGCGGCTGTGCCGCGCGCCCCCTGCTGGCTTGGCTGCGCAACGCCACGGAGCGCGTACCCGACGCGCGGCGGCTGCGCTGCGCCTCCCCGCGGGCGCTGCAGGACCGGCCTTTCCTGGACCTGGACGAGGCGCGGCTGCGCTGCGCCCACGGCGACGCCGAGGGTCGCGGAGAGGAAGTGGAGCTCGCCGGCCCGGAGCTGGAAGCCTCCTACGTCTTCTTCGGGCTGGTGCTGGCGCTCATCGGCCTCATCTTCCTCATGGTGCTCTACCTAAACCGCCGCGGCATCCAGCGCTGGATGCGCAACTTGCGCGAGGCCTGCCGGGACCAGATGGAGGGCTACCACTACCGCTACGAGCAGGACGCCGACCCGCgccgcgcgcccgcccccgccgcgcccgccggctcccgcgccccctccccgggctcgGGGCTCTGAGGCGTCCCTGGGCGCTTGACGGCTGACCCTGCCGGTTGAGGACTGCCCTGCGATTACCCGGCCTGAAGCCGTGGGTATGAGACACCCGCCAGTTGGGGGCTTGGAGATTTGCCCCTGACCGGCCCGAGACCTCTGGATTATGGcattccccgcccccccgccccccacgccgACCCGGAGGCCCCAAGCTGGtaccctcctctccccagcctctgagAGCCCTCGCCATCAAAGACCAAGAGACACCCCTTATTGATTCCAGACACCGCACCTGCCCATCCCAGGCCCTGACACATCCCTCCCCGAACCACCCCCAAAGCACCCTCCCCCTTTTCGAGACTTGCCAGGAAACTTTGTCCTTCAGTGCGAAAGCCCTGAGACTGCTTCCACCACCCTGTGCTTTGAGGCTTGACCTCTCAGTGGGAAACGTCACCCTAGACATCACTGGCTCCCAACTCCAGCCCGGAGACCTCAACTCCCTTCCCAGGGCTCAGGGACCCTCATATCCTATTCTGATCTCAAGCAGAGCACCCCTCTGAAGGCTTTTGTGGACTTTGAGCCTTTTTTctcatcccagggctctgagcccTCCCACCCTGCAGACACCCACATCCTAGGGCTCTGAGGGTTGTGCACCCTCCCCCCATTTGGGGGGTGGGTGTATTTCATACTGCCCACCACCCCAGCTCTGGCTCAGGCTCTTCCCTCGCTTGGCCCAGGCTTGGGGCTCAGCTCCATCAGTCTCCCATCCCAGGGACAGTCACACCCTGTTATAGCCTTAGTATGGAACCGATCCTCAGCCTTTTTCACCGGGGCTCTGATCCCCCAGTACTCAGTGCTTGTCCCTAATCTCAAGACTGTCAGCTCTTCACCCTGATCGGACTTTAATCCACCTGCCCAAGTCTTAGGCTCTCTATCCCCCCTACACCCATCGCTTGCACTCACTTGGTCAGGATCCAGTGAGGAATCCATTCCTGGGGtgtgcccacccacccccctttccTCCTAGGATGAGCTCTCCAGCCCTGCAAGACAGGTGCAGGTGCCAAGCATCCCCCAACCATACTGGCAGATAcccagggggaaggagagagtcCTAGGGGTTCAGAGTAGTTGGTTGGGCCTCAGAACCAGGGTCACCTGTACATGGTGGCCTCAGAGAGGAGTAAGGGAGGAGGCTCTGAAGGGCTGGGAGCTGCTGCCCCCAAGCTCTTTTCCACCCATGTGACTCTTCTCCCCTGGGGATCCGTTGTCCCCACGTCCCCCTCCACCAGGCCTTTTGGCCTCAAAAGGGAGGCCAAAGATGAGGGGCCTCATCTCTTGTCTCAGGCACAAGCCATCCTGTTTAGGGTCAGAGCCTCAGGGCCCTGCCTTCTGCATGATCCCAAAGCACAAttggtgagtggggagggggc encodes:
- the TPBGL gene encoding trophoblast glycoprotein-like: MAPRAGRPEPRGPLLPGLLLVAAALSRPAAPCPFQCYCFGGPKLLLRCASGAELRQPPRDVPPDARNLTIVGANLTVLRAAAFAGGDAGPEEAEAGAAAAAGGVRLPLLSALRLTHNNIEVVEDGAFDGLPSLTALDLSHNPLRALGGGAFRGLPALRSLQLNHALARGGPTLLAALDTALAPLDELRLLGLAGNALSRLPPAALRRPRLEQLDARLNALAGLGPDELRALERDGGLPAPRLLLADNPLRCGCAARPLLAWLRNATERVPDARRLRCASPRALQDRPFLDLDEARLRCAHGDAEGRGEEVELAGPELEASYVFFGLVLALIGLIFLMVLYLNRRGIQRWMRNLREACRDQMEGYHYRYEQDADPRRAPAPAAPAGSRAPSPGSGL